The following proteins come from a genomic window of Gottfriedia acidiceleris:
- a CDS encoding DinB family protein: protein MEQLRYKSEEAVWSIGQMYDHLIICAHEYLDSMETCATLNDEQPLGKTEFGEQLYKIGGFPPIKIRLPDELNDPPNNSESKEELISRIDQVILRLSHWESKVDHINPNYKVQHGGFGWLNAREWYDLVYMHFRHHLRQKSELEQKLVK, encoded by the coding sequence TTGGAACAGTTAAGGTATAAATCTGAAGAGGCAGTTTGGTCTATTGGTCAAATGTATGACCATTTAATCATTTGTGCCCATGAATATCTAGATAGCATGGAAACTTGTGCCACCTTAAATGATGAACAACCCCTTGGAAAAACGGAATTTGGTGAGCAGTTATATAAGATTGGGGGATTTCCACCAATTAAAATTAGATTACCAGATGAACTAAATGACCCACCTAATAATTCAGAAAGCAAAGAAGAGCTGATCAGCAGAATAGATCAAGTAATTCTAAGGTTGAGCCATTGGGAATCGAAAGTGGATCATATTAACCCAAATTACAAAGTCCAACATGGAGGGTTCGGATGGCTAAATGCAAGGGAATGGTATGATTTGGTTTATATGCATTTTCGTCATCACTTGCGCCAAAAAAGTGAATTAGAACAAAAGCTTGTTAAGTGA